From the genome of Saccharomyces paradoxus strain CBS432 chromosome XII sequence:
GGAGCGTAACTTGGGATAGTACATGTTTGTGTTTTCCATGTTATAAAGAGAATGAGTAAACAAAACATTCTCATCAATCTGTGGGAAAGGTAGCAGATCCCAAGGATAAAGAGTATATTCGTTCGATAATTCCTTTAATTGAGATTCAATGATATTAGGGAAATGTGATCTTTCTGAATTCAAAGCACAACCATCCTTCTGGCATTGTTCTGAATCCTTTAGagtattttgaaaagacGGTTTCCATTGGCAGTATATTATATGCAAAGATGACAGGTTGTGCTTTTGAGCAGCGTCAATCAGCTGTGGAGGAAGCCGGAGAGATGTTCTGACATCAATAAGAAAGATAAGATCCATCTGCGGAACGTTTCCTAAAGCACTGGACAAATCGTCACTTAGCTGATCATCGAGTAATGCAATTTTCCTAACAGGTGTTGATTGAGTCAAATCTTGAAAAGTTAATAGACTATTGAGTACAGGTAAAACACTAGGCTGAACGATAagaatttcatcattttgAGATATCTCATTTAGGGTGGAACACAATCCATCCGCATTTGTTAATGAAAATTTCCTAGTATTCCAAAACCTATTCATCACGGATGATTGAATAAACCTGGAGGTGTGCAGTTCCAGcgttttctttccttcctCGAGTTTCCCATCACCTGACTAATTAACATAGAACTGGTTCCTATTTACCTACCtttatgattttttgatttaaGTATAATCGTATGGAGTGATTAATATACATCAATGCGACTTGCACTCATTATATTCTCTACCTGCTATTATTAAGTtcacaaaagaaaaaaattcattttgaACAAGCCTACGAAGATGAACCACTTCTAAGAGCAAACTCTTCGTAATACGAGAGCATTTCTGGAGTTATGCCTCTGGCAATTCCTTTAAAAGCCTTTTCAAAGTGACGTAATTCCACCTTTGTGACATCTAAATCATCCATGATGGCAGCCAGTCCCGCTTCTTGGCAAAGCAGCACAACTTCAGCTCCGGAATAGCCTTCCGTGCGGTCTGCCAGTTCATGAAGATCAACTCCAGACTCTTCTGTATTAAACTTCTTTGTGCATTTCTTTAAGATCTCTAAGCGGGCGTTTATGTCTGGAGGGCCAACGTAAATATGTCTATCTAACCTACCAGGTCTTAGAAGAGCGGCATCTATTTCATCAGGTCTATTCGTCGCTGCTACGATAACTACACCCTTTAATTCCTCAACACCATCAATCTCATTGAGTAAAGATGTCAGTACGTGATTGGCTGCGGAAGTAGAACTCCCATCCCTATCAGGAGACAAGGCATCgatttcatcaaagaagataatacTTGGCGCTGCAGAACGTGCTTTTCGGAAAATTTCTCTTATAGCTCTTTCGGACTCACCCACATActtgttgaaaatttcagGTCCTTTTACGGCTAGGAAGTTGATACCGGATTCTGTAGCGAGAGCTTTTGCGGTTAATGTCTTGGAACATCCTGGTGGCCCGTAAAGTAAAACACCCTTTGGCGCAGAAATTCCCAGCCTGGCAAAAGTTTCCGAGGCTTCCAAAGGCAATTGtatcatttctttcatcttcgttTTAAGCTCTTCTTGGCCACCAATATCAGACCAATATACTTTCGGCATTTCTAAGAAGATTTCTCTCATTGCGCTGGGTCTGATCTCCACCATGGCACTATCCACGTCTTTCAATGTAACTTTCAGGGAAAATTTGTCGACATTTGCATTTGTTCCCAGCCCTCGTTGAATTGTTTTCATAACTGATTCTCTACAAAGAGCAGTTAAATCAGCACCAACATAACCATGTGTTTTAGAGGCAATGTACTTAATTGCTTCGGAATCTAACACATGACGATCCGAAGACATTCTTGAGAATTGCTTAGTTAAAATGTCAAATCGGGCATCCACATCTGGTATACCAATTTCTACTTCTTGGTCAAACCTACCAGGTCTTCTGAGAGCTGGATCGACAGAGTTTGGCCTGTTTGTAGCAGCAATTATAACCACCCTACCTGCAGCGCTCATGCCATCCATTAGGGTCAACAATGTTGCCACGACTCTACTCTCGACTTCGCCGGAGTCATCGTTTGCTCTATTTGGTGCTATTGAATCGATTTCGtcaatgaaaatgatggaAGGCTGGTACCTCCTGGCTTCGTTAAAAATGTCTCTTAATGCGGATTCAGTCTCACCAAGATATTTGGAGACGATTGAGGGGCCGTTAATGGTTAGGACGTGTGCGTTGGATGTATTCGCAACAACCCTTAAAAGCATAGTTTTACCGGTACCTGGGGGCCCGTGGAGAAGTATACCTCGAGGAGGAGAAACGCCAAAACTGCTAAATAGTGTTGGTTGATGAAGAGGTATTTCTATAGCACTTTTCAATGATTCAATCTCCTTGCCTAAGCCACCCACTGCTGCATAGGATATGGGCTCTGGAAGATTGTATTTACGATTTGCCTGCGTTTGTTTGGAAAAGGTGATATGCGTGGAACCTTTCCTGAATATGAAAGGTGGAGATAAATAAAACTGGTTATCTAGTCCACCGTACACTTCGTCCAAGTTAAGATCTAGTTGGCCGACGTCAGGAAGCGAATCATCGCTCACATCTGTAATTATAATATCAATGCTTTCATCACCTGCGTTTGTTCTtaagttttgaaaaatcattcCAGGCATCAAAATTCCACTATCATTTAATAGCTTTTGGACTACTTTTTCGTCTATGCATTCCAAAATATCGCATCCTTGTAGAGATCCTATGGTGACTTTAGTGGCATAAGGCGGTTGTATCTGGGCTCTCTTTAAGTTCAGGCGATCACCAAGGATAAGGTTCCCAACTGATCGTATAGTCTTGGAAAGGGTAATGACATTAACAGGATGTACTTCTTCATCGCCCGCTCTAGCTATTACCAAGACACCATTTTCTCCGACTTTACCGACGGTACAGAATGATCCCGGATTTATCTCTAGCGAGGATAATACGTTAGGATGGATATATGCTGTACATGTTTCCTTGCCATGATCTTTTGGGGGGTGTGGTCTGGTAACAAATTCAACAGGCAATTTAAACTTTGCTACTTTTGGATCAGCACTATTTGAGGTTGCGGacgattttctttttgaactgGATGAACTGGATTTAGGagccattttttttctaatgcCTCTTGTGAGTCTTCGATTCGGCGATTCAAGGCATTTACTTGCATACTGCTATGTTATTAATTTAGTGATGAGGTgatataaaattttcttacAATAGCT
Proteins encoded in this window:
- the AFG2 gene encoding AAA family ATPase AFG2 (ATPase of the CDC48/PAS1/SEC18 (AAA) family, forms a hexameric complex~similar to YLR397C) — encoded protein: MAPKSSSSSSKRKSSATSNSADPKVAKFKLPVEFVTRPHPPKDHGKETCTAYIHPNVLSSLEINPGSFCTVGKVGENGVLVIARAGDEEVHPVNVITLSKTIRSVGNLILGDRLNLKRAQIQPPYATKVTIGSLQGCDILECIDEKVVQKLLNDSGILMPGMIFQNLRTNAGDESIDIIITDVSDDSLPDVGQLDLNLDEVYGGLDNQFYLSPPFIFRKGSTHITFSKQTQANRKYNLPEPISYAAVGGLGKEIESLKSAIEIPLHQPTLFSSFGVSPPRGILLHGPPGTGKTMLLRVVANTSNAHVLTINGPSIVSKYLGETESALRDIFNEARRYQPSIIFIDEIDSIAPNRANDDSGEVESRVVATLLTLMDGMSAAGRVVIIAATNRPNSVDPALRRPGRFDQEVEIGIPDVDARFDILTKQFSRMSSDRHVLDSEAIKYIASKTHGYVGADLTALCRESVMKTIQRGLGTNANVDKFSLKVTLKDVDSAMVEIRPSAMREIFLEMPKVYWSDIGGQEELKTKMKEMIQLPLEASETFARLGISAPKGVLLYGPPGCSKTLTAKALATESGINFLAVKGPEIFNKYVGESERAIREIFRKARSAAPSIIFFDEIDALSPDRDGSSTSAANHVLTSLLNEIDGVEELKGVVIVAATNRPDEIDAALLRPGRLDRHIYVGPPDINARLEILKKCTKKFNTEESGVDLHELADRTEGYSGAEVVLLCQEAGLAAIMDDLDVTKVELRHFEKAFKGIARGITPEMLSYYEEFALRSGSSS